A stretch of the Papaver somniferum cultivar HN1 chromosome 6, ASM357369v1, whole genome shotgun sequence genome encodes the following:
- the LOC113289291 gene encoding probable galacturonosyltransferase-like 1: protein MAVLRYIYIDDIYLLFKESEKSKISLQPLTNNNMISNNVVVSFLSVSLFFFLFFFSSVESKQFREAPQFYNSPDCPSIPANFDYHDIITTSAICFDHIVHVAMTLDSAYLRGSMAAIQSVLQHSSCPQNIFFHFVASTSADTQYLRPTISKSFPYLRFLIYRFDDSRVAGFISTSIRSALDCPLNYARSYLADLLPLCVRRVVYLDSDLVLVDDIAKLSATELGADSVLAAPEYCNANFTAYFTPTFWSNPSLSLTFATRKACYFNTGVMVIDLQRWREGGYTTKIEEWMELQKRMRIYELGSLPPFLLVFAGYIAPVDHRWNQHGLGGDNFRGLCRNLHPGPVSLLHWSGKGKPWVRLDSNRPCPLDALWAPYDLLKTPFPLDS, encoded by the coding sequence ATGGCAGttttaagatatatatatatagatgatATATATCTGCTTTTCAAAGAAAGTGAAAAATCTAAAATCTCTCTTCAACCTTTAACAAACAACAACATGATCAGCAACAATGTTGTTGTTTCCTTTCTCTctgtttctcttttcttcttcctctttttcttttcttccgttGAATCAAAACAATTCAGAGAAGCACCACAATTCTACAACTCTCCAGACTGTCCATCCATTCCTGCAAATTTCGATTACCATGATATCATCACAACTTCGGCCATCTGCTTCGATCACATTGTACATGTAGCAATGACCCTCGATTCAGCTTACCTTCGAGGTTCCATGGCTGCAATCCAATCAGTCCTTCAACATTCCTCCTGCCCACAAAACATTTTCTTTCATTTCGTCGCTTCCACTTCTGCCGACACTCAATATCTCCGACCCACCATTTCAAAATCATTCCCTTACCTTCGATTCCTTATTTACCGGTTCGACGATTCCAGAGTTGCTGGTTTTATTTCGACTTCGATACGCTCTGCTTTAGATTGCCCGCTAAATTACGCTCGCAGTTACCTGGCTGATCTCCTTCCGTTATGTGTTCGTCGAGTTGTTTACCTCGACTCGGATCTTGTCCTGGTTGATGACATCGCAAAACTCTCTGCTACGGAATTAGGCGCTGACTCGGTTCTGGCTGCACCTGAATACTGTAATGCAAATTTCACAGCGTATTTCACACCAACTTTCTGGTCCAATCCATCTCTGTCTCTGACCTTTGCAACTCGGAAGGCTTGTTATTTTAACACGGGCGTTATGGTTATCGATCTTCAGAGATGGAGGGAGGGAGGATATACGACTAAGATTGAAGAATGGATGGAACTTCAGAAGAGAATGAGGATCTACGAGTTAGGCTCATTGCCTCCCTTTTTGCTGGTTTTTGCGGGATATATAGCTCCGGTGGATCATCGTTGGAATCAACATGGATTAGGAGGTGATAATTTTCGAGGTCTTTGCCGAAATTTGCACCCGGGTCCAGTTAGTCTTTTGCATTGGAGTGGGAAAGGCAAGCCATGGGTTCGGTTAGACTCGAACCGGCCTTGCCCTTTGGATGCCTTATGGGCTCCTTATGATCTCCTGAAAACCCCATTTCCTCTTGATTCTTGA
- the LOC113291488 gene encoding uncharacterized protein LOC113291488, with protein MDGLNFKSIPADLGEWLERDIDEQEVINAIKLLGKTKSPGPDGYPIAFCQHTWSIIKLDAMKVVSELQSKGFLDWRLKHTFTTLILKKDLVEEFKDLRPISLANGVYKILCKVLAERFKVLLPHAFDHVNWKFLDNALEKTGYALSVMMCKSQDDGYLRGCRVSANGTMVSYLQFVDDTLTFLDVEVSKSSSSLFELLTSVRIDFAKSHMYSVGYDDDVSHFTSLFGCYNSTLPTSYLGLPLGDKYKRIHKWDIIVDRFTSNLAG; from the exons ATGGATGGACTCAATTTCAAGTCAATCCCAGCTGATTTAGGTGAGTGGTTGGAAAGAGATATTGATGAACAAGAAGTTATCAATGCAATAAAATTGTTGGGAAAAACTAAATCCCCTGGGCCTGATGGTTACCCAATAGCGTTTTGCCAACATACTTGGAGTATTATTAAACTTGATGCTATGAAGGTGGTTTCTGAGCTTCAAAGTAAAGGTTTTCTTGATTGGCGGCTTAAACATACATTTACAACTCTCATTCTTAAGAAAGatttggtggaagaattcaaggATTTGCGACCTATTAGTCTAGCTAATGGCGTCTATAAAATTCTTTGTAAGGTGTTGGCAGAGAGATTCAAGGTTTTATTGCCTCAT GCTTTTGATCACGTTAATTGGAAATTTTTAGACAATGCTTTAGAGAAGACGGGCTATG ctttGTCCGTAATGATGTGTAAATCACAAGATGACGGTTATCTCAGAGGTTGTAGAGTTTCTGCCAATGGGACAATGGTAAGTTATCTACAATTTGTTGACGACACATTAACATTCTTAGATGTTGAAGTTTCTAAGAGTTCATCTTCTTTGTTCGAGTTACTTACTAGTGTTCGTATTGATTTTGCTAAGAGTCACATGTATAGTGTTGGTTACGATGATGATGTGTCTCATTTTACTTCTCTTTTTGGTTGCTACAATTCTACTTTGCCTACATCTTATCTCGGTCTTCCGCTTGGTGACAAGTATAAAAGAATTCATAAGTGGGACATCATTGTCGATAGGTTTACTTCCAATCTAGCCGGATGA